Proteins found in one Amphiprion ocellaris isolate individual 3 ecotype Okinawa chromosome 22, ASM2253959v1, whole genome shotgun sequence genomic segment:
- the LOC111569575 gene encoding holocytochrome c-type synthase, protein MGASMSTPAAPTVKAEAMMAAPPQSYPMHQEAQPVKVSPPSECPMHQAQPVKVSPPSECPMHQAQSVKVSPPPECPMHKAEAGPAHQDRAYEFVECPMKAAAGMKSDIDPANMMPPPNQTPAPDQPFELSVSREESNIPRHGTEKNWVYPSEQMFWNAMLRKGWRWRDDDLAAQDMTNIIKIHNNNNEQAWQEILKWEALHAHECPCGPTLKRFGGKAKEFSPRARFRHWMGYELPFDRHDWIIDRCGKEVRYVIDYYDGEINKETYQFSILDVRPAFDSLDAVWDRMKVAWWRWTS, encoded by the exons ATGGGAGCCTCCATGTCAACACCTGCTGCTCCGACAGTCAAGGCAGAGGCTATGATGGCTGCCCCCCCTCAAAGCTACCCCATGCACCAAGAAGCCCAGCCTGTCAAAG tgTCGCCACCCTCAGAGTGTCCCATGCATCAAGCTCAGCCTGTCAAAG TGTCTCCGCCTTCTGAGTGTCCTATGCATCAAGCTCAGTCTGTCAAAG TGTCTCCTCCGCCAGAGTGTCCCATGCACAAAGCAGAAGCTGGTCCAGCCCACCAAGACCGGGCCTATGAGTTTGTGGAGTGTCCAATGAAAGCTGCAGCAGGCATGAAGAGTGACATTGATCCGGCAAATATG atgCCTCCTCCTAACCAAACCCCAGCTCCAGACCAGCCTTTTGAACTGTCTGTATCCAGAGAAGAGTCCAATATTCCCCGTCACGGCACAGAGAAGAACTGGGTTTACCCATCTGAACAGATGTTCTGGAACGCCATGCTGCGGAAGGG ATGGCGTTGGCGTGATGATGACCTTGCTGCTCAAGACATGACCAACATCATTAAAATccacaataacaacaatgagCAGGCCTGGCAGGAAATCCTGAAATGGGAAGCCTTACATGCACA TGAATGCCCATGTGGGCCAACCTTGAAGAGGTTTGGTGGAAAGGCCAAAGAGTTCTCGCCCAGGGCCCGCTTCCGCCACTGGATGGG CTATGAACTGCCTTTTGACCGTCACGACTGGATTATTGATCGCTGTGGGAAGGAGGTCCGCTACGTCATCGACTATTATGATGGTGAAATCAACAAAGAGACCTACCAGTTCTCCATCCTGGATGTACGCCCTGCTTTTGACTCTTTAGATGCTGTGTGGGACCGCATGAAGGTGGCCTGGTGGCGCTGGACCTCCTAA